From the genome of Spinacia oleracea cultivar Varoflay chromosome 2, BTI_SOV_V1, whole genome shotgun sequence, one region includes:
- the LOC110800617 gene encoding glutaredoxin-C4 has translation MALTNLLRITPNNFPFQHSTRTKITNITLQKFTGTVIKSSYYNWQNFTTSSKLIRSSFSEHHKVQTSTSSPEMDGEITRRRSIAVMMLLSVFLAASPASASSEADFIKKTISSHTIVIFSKSYCPYCRRAKEVFKELNQEPHIIELDERDDGFSIQDALGGIVGRRTVPQVFINGKHIGGSDDTVEAYQDGELAKLLGIESADHDDL, from the exons ATGGCTCTCACTAATTTACTCAGAATCACTCCAAATAACTTCCCATTCCAACATTCGACTAGAACCAAAATAACCAATATTACCCTCCAAAAATTTACCGGAACagtaataaaatcaagttactatAATTGGCAGAATTTCACTACAAGTAGTAAATTAATCAGATCTTCATTTTCCGAACATCACAAAGTGCAAACCTCAACATCATCGCCGGAAATGGACGGAGAAATAACGCGCCGCCGTAGCATTGCAGTCATGATGTTGCTCTCGGTCTTCCTTGCGGCGTCGCCGGCATCTGCTTCATCTGAAGCTGATTTTATCAAGAAAACCATCTCTTCTCATACTATCGTCATCTTCTCAAAATCTTATTGCCC GTACTGTAGAAGGGCAAAAGAGGTTTTTAAAGAGTTGAACCAAGAACCTCATATAATTGAGCTGGACGAGAGAG ATGATGGTTTTAGCATTCAAGATGCACTTGGTGGTATTGTAGGGAGACGCACAGTACCTCAGGTATTCATCAATGGAAAACACATTGGTGGATCAGATG ATACTGTTGAAGCCTATCAAGATGGAGAGTTGGCCAAACTTCTGGGTATTGAATCAGCCGATCATGATGATCTTTGA